The genomic window CAAgcttaaataagtaaaaaaagtgCTTCATTTGACTATGGTTCAGTTTCGAGCTATAGACAGTCCGAAAGTCCGAACAAATAGCAAAAAGAAAGTTTATAATACGTTTTTCTATAAACTTTCGGAAAGTGTCTTCCAAAAACGATAAAATGTCCTCCTTATGTTACCAGTGAATTTTGTCagatatcataatttatttagaaaaattaattttataatagtatAGACAACTTGTATTACCTAACAGCTTAACAAATTGCCTATACCATAATAACAAATGAACTTATAAAGATGAACTTCAAAGTCACGGAGAGTTTATAAttgcataataataaaaaattaattaattctaatcaaaaaaaaaaacttgtcaaCAGAAAAGATTTACTAAATTGTATTTTCTGCacttcattaatttataaaaattaatggatttgttctaaatttataaattatttataaataaataaaattaatattgaaaagtgTAAACttgatttgaatattaatttaatgacttctgaataataaaaaataattcttcattcaaaaatatttcgtgTCAAAAAAGTACAGTTAGTTATTTATGTGTGTACTATAAGTAAGTACTGTGTGATTCATTTTAGTAAAGTAGGTAAAGGTTGAATATTGTGTAAATGTGTACAGTACACACCAAAAGCACAGATCTAGAGAGGAGAAATTGAGGTAAATGTCTCTTTCAAGGATAATCTAGTAAATTCAGGTCCGTACGCGGTAATTATAAAGAGGGGGTggtataaacttttgtttttcatgttacagaaaaactcttttccaaaacTCGGTGTGTATCGATCGTTTAGAAGATCTTCAGAGATTGTCAAACTAAGGTATATTTTAAGGTGAAGCAAAGTTGAAAAGGCGCGTTCATTTGTCGCTGTTATCACTGATTTTGAAACGCATCTTCAAATATGGATTTAAACTAAGGGTGCCTAAGTCTTCCTCccatattttaaagttttttctagGCTCAATATTGGGCCCAGGGTAGCTCCAAACGCATTTTGATCAATATCTCCGGTTCTagatgagataaaataaattggatGGCTCCTTTGAATTAATGAATCACCCAGTGAAGATTCACACTTATATGGTAAGTGCCATAAATGGTCTTTTATCGTACGCATATTTATAAATCGATTATCATAAGGTTCACTATTGGGTAAAAATCACCATTCCTTCCTCCACATTAGCCCCACAGACCTTTTAACATTGTAACAACAACGCAACAGCAGGTCGCCAATAATCTTTGAAACAAGTTTATCAAGTTCAATATCAGTTTTTTATGCAGTCAATAACACCTTCTGTTTTTTATAAACGAACAATCTTACGGAATCGCACacaaatcaaaacattttattaaaaaatagtcgtaaaatcgtcatttaaattaattacaactaatttaaataaaaaataagtggcagtaattttttttattgctaaatattttgcaataaaattagaaatgttATAAAACAAGATTATGTTAATTTATGCAAAAATGTTTCGTTTTTTATTGGTTATCGGCTTTGTTTGTGGTGTGTTAAAAAGTGTTTGGGCTTTGCCATTACCACAGCACCAATATGGGACCACACCAATACAATTTATACCGATtgggtaagtttttttttttaattgacaaaatttatgtGACTAGTTTacatttgattgatttattggGTTTTTGTGGCGAGTTCTTTATAGTTCTACTTCTTTTCATGTTTTACAGCTTGCCACCGTCCTTAAATACCGATATACGAGCGCcgaatcgaatattttttgatcaattAGGCACCTTTATACAATCCGCCTCGTTTTTACCAATCGAAATTAACGTTCCTGACACTATAAATACTATCTACAACGGAGCAGTGGGTGCAGCTCAACGATTTCCATTAATTAATCGATGGATAACTGGAACAGAACCACGACCCTATccaaatctatttattttgttaccaATGGGACATCCAGAAATTCAACCACAAAAACATGATcaattaatggaaaaatttttaggaTTACATTTACCATTTCAAGATTTGAAATATAAACCAAAGAAAAAGAAACCAACGGAAGTTCCCAAAGAAACGCCCGGAAAAATTCAAGGCGAAgatacaaagaaaattattggtgaaaaaaataatcaaaattgtacaacaaaaaatgatttggtGGAACCAGAAGATATCGAAGCGAATAAAGTGTTAATGGAATATTTGGAAAGAGTGAAAGAACATAATAAACTCTTTAAAAATGGAATACATGGGAATCGATTAATTGTGCCAGAACCAATAATGCCCACGTATTTGGATACAAATGTACGAGATAATAATGATTTTGGGTTTATTCGTGGTGGGGGCTATGGATTGTATCCATTCCATCAAAACTAGAcattttggatttttatatcaaatattcgaacaattcaaattttgtacGAACAAATTCGAAGTTTCTTTCAGTAACTTTTACAAgcgtgttattttttattttatttattaaaaaaaattattgtaataaatttgcgACAAACAATGTTCAACCTTCCCAAAATCCCGTTCGATTTTTTAGGTACAATATTTTACGAcctttaaacaattttctatacaaaaatatatacacaaatgTAATGTTTATTGCCTATGctgattaattttataaaaaaaatgtgattatgtactaattttttaaatataaatttctgtaGGCAACACACATGACATAACTGTgcaatttttgtatagaaaatagtagtaacataatttttcttataaagaattATTAGTTTTGTAAAGGGTTCTTTATGGCAACCTTCCCTATAAACAGTGCATATCATGAAGTGACGCtaagttgattttattaataacagttATTTCAAAAGGTAAGGtcacaattaaaagaaaatcgaatattactttaataaatatagttattATCTTTTTGTCATCGAAAGTACCTTGGTTTGATTTGATAATATcttaataattatcattattttcttaGTTCAGTTCACCAAGACCTCTAAATTTAGAACTATTCAcaataattttggataaatcgAATTGCATATATGGAATTTGACCATAACTAAAGAAGTTCCAAAAATTTGACCAAGGGATTCAAAAAACGTTTTGggtacaacaacaaaaattgtagaagcATTCGAAATATgactaattaaaaaagttaacttaaatagttttaataatttatttacgtataaatattttttacaattctttttatgaatatgcattttttattggaaaacaatgttttcctaaaaaaaaaaagctaaattttttttatttataaataaattttgataaagcgtatttgaaacaaaatcacataacagttttttttttctggaacaTGGAACAATCTTTCCCAAAAGTCcttatcccttaaaaaaaataataaatcgcgCGCTattcaaaagaatttatttcttaaaacagacttttcaaaatatattaaagatagTTAAGGAAATTTGGTTCAGATTTTATACTAGCTTGTATTGATCAAAAGGATTGTATCCAAATGTTTATGGTTCCAAAGGACCTTCAAGGGACGCAACATCATCAGGTGTAGGTAATCGTTTCGCTTCATATTCATTTTTGTCGTATTTAATTCCGGCTGGATGGTTGAAAGCATAGAAGAATCCACGTGGCTCTGAAGTGACACCATCTTCACCATATTTAGCTGGATCCCATGTACCATCATCTTCACCTTCTGGTCGTACATATACGGATTCTTCTGCACTGGCGGCTGCTTGATAATTTTGATTGCTGGCCGCAGCTTGTGGAAGGGGAACTGTTTGGTAATTTTGATTACTGGCTGCTGCTTGGTAGTTTTGACCACTGGGAATTGTTTGGTAATATTTATTGGTGGCGGCTGGTTGATAATTTTGACTTGCAGCGGCTACATCATAGTTTGGCCAACGAGCTATGTCAGGTTTTGGGTCATCGTTGTATATAAGTCTGAAAAGAAGCGttacaagaaatttaaaaactccAGGCTTCCTTAACAGTACCTCTATCGACCTCTGTCGATATCCGTACTTATTTCGAATGTCATAATTTTCACCTCCTAGATAGGATGACATCCCCCATGGGGCAAAGCGCATATTGACACAATATCACTTTTCTTTCTTGGGCTATTTACTACTTCCTgaccaaatttcaagtcaacTGATCATTTCCCATATTTCGCGAGGGTGAAATATCTTAGTGACTGCGaacaagtaaaaattgataGACGTACCTGTATTGTGATGGGCTAACTTTATTAGCTTCAGCGGCTTCTTTCCACGCTTTTTCATGTGCTAAACGAGCCGCCCGTAAAGCTGGTGTCTCTTCAACAGGTTTAAGCACAACTTTAGGAATATTATCCTCTTGATGGAATCCATTACCAGTATCCCAATATTTCACTTTGATCACACGACCATTTGGCTCAATCCAATTGTAGGCGCCTTTAACATGTTGTGAGTATGCATTCTTCGATTCAACTTTTGCATCAGCGGGATTTGAGTAACCGTACAAATATCCACCTAAACCATCTTGTCCATGAAATTGTGACACATCATATACGTCTTCTACTTTTTCTGGTTCTTCTGGTGATGTTCGTGCAACTGGTACAGTGCCAAGAAATGGTGCAaactttaaatttgtattttgattgGCAATATATTGTGCGGCTTCTTCTGGTTTTAAATCCAAATGGATTTCGATATTTGAGTTTGGGTCTTGTTGAGCATTTGCATGTATGCAAAGCGCACCAACctgaaatcaaatgaaaattggaATAAATGCGAGTTAAAtcctgtataaatgaaatatatatgaaggtaaattaaattgagtcccaagtttgaaacgcttagcAATATGGAGGctcaaatagaaaattaatcGAAAGAATTTGGCTCAATCCAATTGTAGGCACCCTGGACCTACTACAATGAATAACAAAAGCTAGTAGACAGTATTCCTTTTGATAAGGAACCCTAAAATTTATAGTTCCGGTTCAAATGACACACCTTATATGACCTTTGTAAAAACAGACGAGTCCGTTTAAAATTGAttaccataattttaattttagaaaaataattgtaattttaacttgttttataaCAGCTAAAAAAGAAGcaccattattatattatgttgaaGCAAAGACCCTCATATTACTTTCATATAATGTATGACATTTttaccaacaaaaaaatttaaaatctagaTCATTCGACGAATagcattttttgagaaatctcTAGAATAATCCTGATACAGGCTTAACATAATTTTGAGAAGAAGTACGTTTGTCTGTAGACTTTTTTTTCGTcttcgatatcgcgcgaacaaaaaattatttcgacttCGATGAGGTGGCGATCGATACGTATTaaaggcaatatgatccgaaaagaatttcataacattcgatcgagtcagctgagtttttttttcttcaatttttataacttaactGAAGGGTCGCACTAGAGTCTGGTCCACGGCTTGTTTTTCAAGTAACTAAGGTCCGATCTTCGAAGGTAAAAAACAcgaactaaaattattatttaatggaaCAGTTCTTACTGACGCCTCCAAAAGATTTTTTGCATCCGTGCTTGCTCATTTATGTACAGTACGTATTATTCAAACTCAAACGATTGAAACTTTTGATTTTGAACTTTCTCACACATCGGTAGGTATGTGTATATGAAAGTCGATTAtgcaaatattgtaataaaataataaattttttatttttgttaattttgttattttaaaaatagaagatTCACAAAGCATTTATGATGTGAATCTGTCAAGGTTACAACATCACTAACAAGTTCTGAGTTCTCTGTAAGTAAAGTACGTATTCAACAAAATCTTTGTAATCTTATAAAGTTGTTATCCCTGAACATCTTCAATTTGTTAATTGCGtagaatcaattaaaaatcgtaCGTAGatcaatctttttttattattacttatccaagttcaatttattttacaatccaTAAACAATGAAgtgtaaataaactttatttacttCCATTAGCAACtgagtatttaattaattagttatataGGTACATGTGAAATTAGTGTTTGACACATGGCCGTATCGAGGGGAGGGGGGAGGCTCCTCTGAATCGGGATTTACCACCATCATCAAAATAATGTGATTGTAATTTTCTTTCTTGttatataggcaattttattacagatatgatatataaattatataatgaataaaatttaatcctaatattatttctctagcttgTATTTTCCTAAGCGGTTCATTTTTAGACCGTGCGtctattttatttgatagtGGAATAAGGAAGATCTTGAGTGGACCATTTATTTTTCCACTTTTACCTCCCCCTCTTAGGCCAAAAACTGGGTACGCTATTGGTcaacattttaaagttttcacaaCCACAAGGATTCCAGTTTCCAACAACAAATACAATACAACAACTAAGAGAAtagattgtttaaatacacagtGCGTATTgagttatgtattttttataagatgGAGCAAACGATTTAGCCTGAAAGACAGAAACCAGGTTTTTTCAAGATGATAAGCATCAggctattattttgtaaatgtgttAAAACATAGGAATAGCTAGGGACTCAAAACCTAGAAATAGCTAAAGTTTAACAATTACAAAGGTCATACTTTAGCTATTTggtgaaaaaaacttttatttcgaatataatTTACTAATTTCAAAATAGATATTGAAGAACGACATATTTTTGTGGAAATcaaaaaacgaataaatattttttgattaattacaaataaaagtaagaattattatttaatataatttattattattttaagaacacCAAAAATGTTTATGCGAAATGACCCAATTTTCATGTGAGAATCCCTAATTCTTTCCaaagttaaaaaactaaaagcaagttttgtttattacaataatattttcaaaagcatccatggaaaatttaaaactatcgtgtttttcatttactttattatagaaacgtataattattaaaagattatttaatgcTCTTTTAccatgattattaaataaataaattttataataatttaaaataactcaccaataaaaatattaacttcatatttaaaaaaaacttattaataaataaaaatgattgtttataataaataaattattaaataattattatttgagatggaaaatcaaaaattgactAAATAAGTATTTGAGATGAAACTcatatatatacttaaaattataaatattaaccaatcataattattaattttcattttttaaccaaTCATTATcaactattttaaaaacgtGTTTTTACTTCCTTGTTTATAAAAAGTAGGTAAATCAAGAATTTTGTGATTGTGGAAATAATTTGGTGCAATGTATCatgaatttttcgaaatgaaaatgtccaattaagagaattttcaaatggtatatgtgcttgaaactttttctatttttatttaattttatcgcTGTTTGaactatgaatttatttttctagatttttacagtttaaaaaaaatttttttttcaaatccttcagaaattgtgaaaactttactatttttatatatacagatcaataaaattgaaaaaaaaaacccacacCCACGcccacccacacccacacccacacccacacccacacccacacccacacccacacccacacccacacccacacccacacccacacccacacccacacccacacccacatcCACACCCACCCCCACACctacacccacacccacacccacacccacacctaCACCtacacccacactcaacccaacccaacaaaacctaacccagcctaacccagcctaacccagcctaacccagcctaacccaacctaacccaacctaacccaacctaaattacaaaaattgtgtttttttgaattttttatgattttttcgatttttacaaattgcaaaaagtgtaaaaaaagtttttgtttccgatttcgataaaactaagtttataaggtaactttgacccgaaaattacaaaaatttttttgtttgaaaaattgtttatttgaccattaaatgagtaattttcgagatattttatgaatctgactgtagagccaacattttcattccgttcagtctctgaaattattccgcattgaatctaattattccgaaattgtccttttcatttcaattacgattcattactgtttcggacacacagtaataagttggacaaagacccaagatatttgttattcattttattacattagttttttaagaaattgtccgaaacaaaaggtaatcaatttttaaaatgaaaatgattttttttctaaaccatccctgaactatagcgaacaaaacaaacaaaaattttgaaaatcggtccagccgtttttgagttttagcgagactaacgcacagcaatttatttttatatatacagattaataaaaaaatacttaattctTTCATTGATACATGAATTTATTACAACTTCTGTATGAGAACCGTACAAGGAAGTTAATAGAtcctttttatgtttataaaattttgttttgttacataCGTACGTTTGtgtttactaattaaaaattcataatttattcatcatatttttaataactatacTGGTGGCTATTCTTCATGTATtgattgtgtttatttttactattcttACTTAATACTACAGTATTTACTACTATAGTAACGAATAAACACGGGGCTTTACACGTGTGTGTGTTTCTATTGCAGCCAACTACCTTAATTAGCCATTCAATTAACAGCCTAGCCTTCTTACTAAACAGTGCCGTTCAACTAACGGCTTTATTATATTCAGCCATTCAATTAAACAGCTAGACAAATGCCTTAGATCGATAGCGTTTAATTATTCGAAAATCCGAGTCTTTATGTACGATAATATTACGATACTGGTTACGATATAAGTTGCTCACTTCAGGTTGTGACCAATATGCCTGGCGCGAAGAACCACATTCTGCCTTAGTTCCCAAAACTGAAACCAGTATCGAATCCAAATCTCTAGTGTTTAATAATGTaactaaaacatattttaaaatcagtcAATTGAACTAAATCAACTTTGGGGCACTATTGATTTACCTAGCAAAGCGAAcctgtttattgtttttaattaaacaaatacaaGATACAACATCgttgtaaattttatgtattaaccaaaacaaatacaaacacaGTTACACTTTCAAACACGCttaacgaatttatttttttttttctttcgtctTCCGAGGATAATAATTACTCATCATTTAAGAAAGGTCTCTCATAAATCATAagatttcacaaaaaataaaatataaaattttcccaaGAAACAAAAGCccctaaaaaaacttttcctcttaaacaaatttttaacaggAAGTTATAAGAAaggcaagttttttttaaattttaaattgtcttAATTGCCAAATTTGAATACGttgtggcaaaaaaaaattttgtgccgGATATAATTTGCTAATTTCAAAAtagatattgaatattttatgtagAATTATATCCaagtaattttccaaaattgaatttcaaaattttttaagcaattcaaaaactaataaacattttttgattgctTACAAATAAAAgtagcaataatttttttatgattttggacacaaaacaaaaaattaatgcgAATTCACTTtagtcaaataattttattgctttCATCTCATTTTAGGTGGCCATAAAAATTGGAGGAATCCATTTTGAACCCACAATTGTGGATTCTACAAGTTCTACAGGTAATGTAGACGcgttatctcaaaaactattattctggcattaatttaaacaatattttcacaGGGTCTAGATTATCTAAGGAAATGATTCGTATCTAAATCGATGacaaatcgaattttttcaattttttttttaaaaagttcaatgaaatttaaaaatcatttcattttgCCTGTGATCTTTGGTAAATTTTACTTAACATCAAAATTACTTCATCTTGAACtcgacaatatttattatttataaaaatgaccctgtgttcaataaaattgtcaataagtacttaaaaaattacatcttccgtaattttatccatttcctaagttaataaataatttatttcaaagtctcttgatcacaataaacacaattTTGGGGCCTCTTGCgagacaaaattttgaatgatttcattttgaaattgtgattttttaacaaagtactttatggaagaactcaaaataatgtttattgtacaaaaattaatcagtGATTGGTTTTTAacgctttttcgatattttagacaatatttttacgcctacgtcatacaaattgcctagtttacgatattttttagagcattttcgtacatttacgtcatacaattTGCCTTGTTGACTCGTCACTGGACAGCCGAATGCATCACTTCTATtaaaactacttttagtgaTTAGATGAACTTTCAAATGTCAATAAttcttctaaaaattaaatattcacaaaattaaaataaaaatcaaccaaaaaaaagatgttttgtaagtttttttttgtgtcttgtaaataaatttttcttagtcAATTTCCAAAAACTcatcaatatattataatatcgattaaaaatagaaagaaagacCTTCGACTTTTTGGACGATTATAAtgaatcatcaatattttatttaaatattacactTGATAGTGCGTCACTAAATGcgatcaaaaaaataaaaaataatattttttcgataatattaaGAAGCTTAAAGAGGTTTATCGAAATCGGACGACTCAGTAAAAACCCAAGCGTGATCATACACCTGAATTGAGAACGTCCCCCCTTTTTCgtcggttaaaaaattatgaacctttagttttaattagaacgcattttaaatttttatgcaaaaaattaataaataatacctagcaaagtttaaataataaatgttgattAAATCATCACCTTATCCTTTACAGAAGAATCTACGTCATTccaattttgtaagaaatccGGCTTCTTGCAGTTACATCAAGATGGCTATTCTTAACTCTCATATAG from Chrysoperla carnea chromosome 2, inChrCarn1.1, whole genome shotgun sequence includes these protein-coding regions:
- the LOC123291567 gene encoding uncharacterized protein LOC123291567, translating into MKLIFLLVGALCIHANAQQDPNSNIEIHLDLKPEEAAQYIANQNTNLKFAPFLGTVPVARTSPEEPEKVEDVYDVSQFHGQDGLGGYLYGYSNPADAKVESKNAYSQHVKGAYNWIEPNGRVIKVKYWDTGNGFHQEDNIPKVVLKPVEETPALRAARLAHEKAWKEAAEANKVSPSQYRLIYNDDPKPDIARWPNYDVAAASQNYQPAATNKYYQTIPSGQNYQAAASNQNYQTVPLPQAAASNQNYQAAASAEESVYVRPEGEDDGTWDPAKYGEDGVTSEPRGFFYAFNHPAGIKYDKNEYEAKRLPTPDDVASLEGPLEP
- the LOC123291570 gene encoding uncharacterized protein LOC123291570, with protein sequence MLIYAKMFRFLLVIGFVCGVLKSVWALPLPQHQYGTTPIQFIPIGLPPSLNTDIRAPNRIFFDQLGTFIQSASFLPIEINVPDTINTIYNGAVGAAQRFPLINRWITGTEPRPYPNLFILLPMGHPEIQPQKHDQLMEKFLGLHLPFQDLKYKPKKKKPTEVPKETPGKIQGEDTKKIIGEKNNQNCTTKNDLVEPEDIEANKVLMEYLERVKEHNKLFKNGIHGNRLIVPEPIMPTYLDTNVRDNNDFGFIRGGGYGLYPFHQN